One stretch of Kogia breviceps isolate mKogBre1 chromosome 18, mKogBre1 haplotype 1, whole genome shotgun sequence DNA includes these proteins:
- the RPS16 gene encoding small ribosomal subunit protein uS9 — protein sequence MPSKGPLQSVQVFGRKKTATAVAHCKRGNGLIKVNGRPLEMIEPRTLQYKLLEPVLLLGKERFAGVDIRVRVKGGGHVAQIYAIRQSISKALVAYYQKYVDEASKKEIKDILIQYDRTLLVADPRRCESKKFGGPGARARYQKSYR from the exons ATGCCGTCCAAGGGCCCTCTGCAGTCGGTGCAGGTCTTCGGACGCAAG AAGACGGCCACGGCCGTGGCGCACTGCAAACGAGGTAACGGCCTCATTAAGGTGAACGGGCGACCCCTGGAGATGATCGAACCTCGCACGCTGCAGTACAAG CTACTGGAACCTGTTCTGCTTCTGGGCAAAGAGCGATTTGCTGGTGTTGACATCCGTGTCCGAGTGAAGGGTGGTGGTCACGTAGCTCAGATTTACG CAATCCGCCAGTCCATCTCCAAAGCCTTGGTGGCCTATTACCAGAAAT ACGTGGATGAAGCTTCCAAGAAGGAGATCAAAGACATCCTCATCCAGTATGACCGGACGCTGCTGGTAGCTGATCCCCGTCGCTGCGAATCCAAAAAGTTTGGAGGTCCTGGTGCCCGTGCTCGCTACCAGAAATCCTACCGATAA